GTGCAGCAGCATGTACTTCCCGTTGATCCGTTGGGGGAACAGGGTCACATCTTTGTTAGGGGGTGGGAGAATCATGCCGATGCGTTCTACGTGTACAAAATCGGTGGTGACGGCCAAGCCTACACCTGGCCCATGCTCGGATACGGCTGTATAGGTGATCCAGTATTTACCCTCCAGAAACGTAATGCGGGCATCTTCAATACCAAAGGCTTCATCAAGGCGGGCTGGGAATAAAAAAGGTTTATTCTCAATCTGAAAGTGAATACCATCCCGACTGCGGGCCAGTCGCAAATGGCTCATCGAGGTTAAATAAACTTTTCCGTTTAGCGAAAGCAAGCGGGGGTCGTAAGGTTCGCTGGGTTCCGGAAATTGTTTGATCGACAGCGTAGGGATGCCATCTACTACGTCGATGAGTGGGATACGAATAAAGCCTGGTTCAGCTTTTGGGGCTTCGGCCACGCGTACTAGAAGAATAACTTCATCGTTGAAGAGGCAGGCTGCCGGATTAAAGGCGCCCAGAACGTCAAATCCTTCAACGCTCGGTTTGACATCATGGGTTTGCAGAATAGGTTGATCAGACAACCGTCGGAGCTGGTAATTCTTCATTAGCTGAGCCAAAAAGCTATTTTTTTCCAGTTGATGCAACAATTGTGGCACTATTATGCATAAACTTGATAGCAGGCTTGTAGTTTTGAGCTTTTATTGAATAAGTTTGAGCGCTGGCTAAACCTTACGGGAAAGAGCCGCGTTATGTCGAGTGAACCAACATTTATCCTTTATTGACCATGATTTACCAGCCAACGTTTGATCAGGATGAAGACGTGCTGATGTTGAACCCTGATCCCAAATTTGCTTTTGATGATGATGATGATTTTGACGACGATGACGTTGACTTTGATGAAATAGACGACCCCGGTGTCGATTCAGAGTTTGGGGCCGATGATCTGGAGGATTTCGATGAAGACGATCTGGAAGAACTGGATGATGATGACATCGAAGACGATCTGGACGACGATAGTATGGAATAATTAGCCCGGCATGTATAACTCAGAGATCGATTTCTGAGTTATACGCTTGTCGAACCAAATACACCGTTATGAAACCAGATCCGGCTGAAGAGCCCTTAGTGACTACTAAACATGCGGATGAGGAGGGCACAGCTCCCGATTCTGAAACCCAGTCGTCGGCTGCCAGTGAAGCTGGTGATCGCACCACCGAAGATGGCTCCCGCGCTCCCAACGACCCCGCCGAAGGAGCTTAATCCAATGATTGAATGAGTGAGTGATAGAATGATTGAATAGGCTGACGCAAGCTTTTTTATTCAATCATTCTATCACTCACTCATTCAATTATTACAGAAAGCAGCGTCTGGCATTTCATCTCGGTTTCCTGCCATTCGCGCTCGGGAACTGAATCTTCGGTGATACCTGCCCCTGCGTAAAGTGTTGCCTGTTTGCCTTCGAGTTTCATGCAGCGGATATGTACAAAAATATGACTCGACGGCCCCTCCTGATTCGTATTGATATTGACAGGGCCTAAAAAACCACTATAAAATTCGCGGTTATGGGCTTCATGTTGCTGGATAAACCGGAACGCTACATCGCGGGGAGTGCCGCAAACGGCTGACGTTGGGTGCAACAACCGAAGCATGACGGTTCCTAACTGGGGATACCGCACTGCCTGCGTATCGACGGTAAACGAGGTGCCCAGGTGCATCAGATTCCCGGCTATAACACTCTTTGGCCCTTCTTCAATATATTCCCGCAGACGGATCTTCTTGAAACATTCGATGATGTAGCGGCATACAATCGCCTGTTCTTCAATCTCTTTTTGTGACCACATAGCCTCGGCTGGACGCTTAGCAGTGCCATCTGGATTGAAGGCCGATTGGGTACCGGCTAAGGCGGCTGTCTGGAAAATACCATCGGCATTTTGGCTGACCAGTCGTTCGGGAGTAGCGCTGATCCAGATTTGCCCTTTCTCTGGTATCGAAACCGCTGATACAAAGGCATTCGGGTATTTTTCGCAAAGTTTATCGAACAACGCTACCGCATTGGGAGCCTCAGCGAACAGTACCTGTTTTGTGCGTGATAAAACCACTTTGCGGAATTCGCCCCGTTGCATCGCTTCAACCGCTTCTGCTACATTCTGAACATATTGTTCCTGTGCATGCGGCTCGTTAAGGGCTACCGGGTTACTCAATATGGGTTGGTCGCCTGTAGCGATGGCTTTTCGGACCGCCTGCCAGAACGGCTCAGCTTTCGCTGACGAGTTATCTGAATGAGTGGGCTGATTGGCAAGGGAAGAATTGCCCGAAAATGTTGCCTGAATATCGGCCCGCAAAAAGAGCGTTTGCGGAACGTAGTCGGTCGTATCTAAATGTTCATCCGGCTGTGCTTCAACATGCATACTCCGGGCGAGGTTGTCGAAAGGGCTGATTACAAAACCAGCGGGCAACTCTTCCAGATCGGCCGACACCCGTGGTAGTACATCATCGAACGATACAATCAGGTGTTTATCCTGCTGATTCGGTAATCGCCAGAGAGCAGCCGGAAAGCCTACCGAGAGTGCCGCTTCCCAATAATCAATAGCACTAGGAGCCGGTACAAACAGGCGACGTTTGGTAGTTGGAGTACTCGAAACGAATTTACTTACAGACTCAGGTTGCATAATAGATAGCCAGCCAATTGGGGGTCGGCTACAACGATAACATATTTTACGGTGAATTTGTGCTGCATTTTCTACGAACTTTGCGGTTGGATTATCAGTCCGGCCAACGCTTATGATTCGTATCTTTCAACAGGACGAAACCGCCGTCCGCAAAATTCGGGACATTGATTCCTTCTCCGACACCGAACGAACCCTATGGGTCGATCTGCAGAATCCAACCCCAGCCGAAATAAAGAGTGTCGAAGAAAAATTCGATGTCGATTTTCTGAGTCAGCAGGAGCAGTTGGAAATTGAAAGTAGTTCGCGGTACATCGAAGAAGATGATTTCATGATTGCCAACTCCAACTTTCTTATTCCTGATAAGGAACAACGGTATGTGAATGTGCCGGTGAGTTTTATCCTGAAAGATGACACGTTGTTCACCTACCGTAATGCTGATCTGAAATCGTTTGCCGATACGGTAAAGCGGATTAAGTCGCGCCGGGCAGTTTTCAGCGATGGGGCCCAGATCATGATTTCCATCTTTGAGTCACGGATCGATTACGATGCTGATTTGATCGAGTTAGTATCGAACGAAATCAAAGCCATCAACCGGATGCTCGATCTGGATGCCAATCTGGACCGCGAGATGCTCCTGAATATCAACGATTATCAGGAGCTAACCATGTTGATTCGGGAAAATGTGGTTGATAAACAGCGAGTTATTTCATCCATGATTCGCTCTGATGGCTGGTTCAATGAACTGGAGCAGCAACGGTTACGAACCCTCATCAAGGATATTAACTCGCTGATCGAACACACAAATTTCATTTTCGAGCGACTGGAGTTCCTGCAAAATACCTACCTCGGTCTGATTGACCTGGAGCAGAACCGGGTCGTCAAAATCTTTACCGTTGTGTCGCTGGTCTTTCTGCCGCCAACCTTGCTGGCCAGCATCTGGGGTATGAACTTCGATGAGATGCCCGAAGTTCACTGGAAATATGGGTATGTATTTGCGCTGGCTATGATGGTGCTTTCGTCGGCCCTGACCGTTTGGATATTCCGTCGGAAAAACTGGTTGTGAAGCCTGACGGGCCTGTACGATGTAGGCTATCAAAATTATAGATGAAAAGGGGGATGTCAGCGAGTTACCTTTTTAAGGGGTTAGCGTCTGATTGTCAAACAAATTCCCCTTCACTATGGAACAGGCGCAAACCCGACTGGAACTTTTTTACACGCAGGTAGTCACCTTTGTTACGCTTTATGGTGGCCGTGTGCTGCTGGCGATCCTGACACTTATCGTTGGCCTTTGGGCTATAGGCTGGATTACCCGAATTCTGGCTACTACTATGACCAAACGGCATGTCGATCGGGATGTACAACCCTTTCTGCTATCGTTGGTCAATGGTTTGTTGAGGGTCTTATTACTCCTTAGTATTGCCAGCACGCTGGGTGTTCAGACGACCTCGTTCGTGGCTATCATTGGAGCGGCTGGTCTGGCCGTAGGACTAGCCTTACAGGGTAGTTTATCCAATTTTGCCGGGGGCGTATTAATCTTAATTTTTAAGCCGTTTCGGGTAGGCGACCTGATTACGGCACAAGGTTTTACGGGAAATGTTGAAGCGATCCGAATTTTCGATACAACGCTGGTAACCCTGGATAACAAAACGATCATTCTGCCCAACGGATCATTGTCGACTGCTGCTATTACGAATATCAGCACAAAGGGAGTTATTCGTGTTGATCAGGTGTATACGGTAGGCAGTCAAAATGATCTGGACGCTACCAAGGTGTCGATTCAGAAAGTCATTGCAGCCTGCCCATATGCGCTTCAGGATCGGGAGCATGATGTGCTGATTGCAAAACTGGGGGCTAACTCACGTGACTACGATGTGCGTGTGTGGACCAAGAGCGACACCTATTGGGATACGTACTATTACATGCTCGAGCATATTGCCCGGCAGTTTGGTAAAGACGGTATCGAAGCTCCCAAGCCGAAAATGTTTATTACAAACGAAGAATAGCCATTCGTTCGGAACCTAACAAAAACGCCCACCTGGACTTTGGTTGTTCAGGTGGGCGTTTTTATACCAGTTTTTTTGCTGATTCGTTAAACGTTTTTACGGCAAATGAGTCTAACTCATGATGAGTGTCAGTACTCACCGCTTACGAATGAATCGCCATGAACATGCTAAACACAATAAAACGGCTCGCACTGATGACTTTACTGGCATTGAGTCCATCGTTGGTGCAGGAAGCCGCTGCTCAACCCGGTGTTACGGTGCCTGTTGAGTCGTTTTATAACGAACTGTCTCCATATGGGCAATGGATGCAGTACCCTGGCTACGGAAATGTGTGGCTACCCAATGCCGGACCTAATTTTCAGCCGTATGCCAGTGCAGGTCACTGGGTCATGACCGAATATGGCAATACCTGGGTATCCGATTATGCCTGGGGCTGGGCGCCGTTTCACTATGGTCGCTGGATTTACGACCCTGCCTACGGTGGGTGGCTTTGGGTGCCAGGTAGCGACTGGGCTCCTGCGTGGGTATCATGGCGGTCGGGTGGAGGGTATTATGGATGGGCACCACTGGCACCTGGCTGGGATATTAATGTCAACATCAATATCCCTTCGTTTTACTGGAATTTTGTCCCCCAGATTTACATAACCAGCCCGAATCTGTATAGCTATTGTGTGCCACGCCCACGCGTAGTGAATGTCTATCAGCAAACAACGATTATCAATAACTATTATCGGGGCGGTGGACGAGCGTATGCCTATGGGCCGCCGAGAACTGATATTGAACGGGCAACCCGTCAAAACGTTCCGGTGTATCGTGTCGAACATATGGATCGGCCTGGTCGGTCGGTAGTTGGCAACGGATCCGTCGGTTTTTATCGTCCTGGTTCTGCAATTGCCCATAATCCCGGTCGTGATAATAATGATCGCTTCAATAACGCACCCCGTCGGGATTATGATGGTGGTAACGCGACCTATAATCGGGGCGGACGGTATAATGGTGACTTTAACAACAATCGCCCGAATTACGATAGTCGCCCAGGCTATGATAATCGCCCGAACTACGATGGGGGCAGCAACGTGCCCAGCCGTGAGTACAATGGGGGCATGAGTCGGGGCAATGGATTCCCAATGGAGCGCAATGGTGGGGGTAATAGTGGCGGTTTTAATAACGCACCATCGCCTAATGCTGGTAATAGTACAATGCCTTCGCCAGTACCAGCCCCAAGCCGTGGGAATTATTCACCCGGTAACGCGTCACAGGGCGACAATGGTTTTCAAAATGGCGGACGAATGGGAGGGAATGAGCCAAGAAACTTCCCGCAGGGTGGTTTTCAGCAACAACCGAATCGGTCGTTTGACCGGGTTGAGCGGCAGCCACAAATGAATAGCCAACCTATGCAGGGCGGTCAAAGTGGCGGTGGTTTCCAGCGGATGCAGGAAAGCCGACCTCAGTCGTTACCTCAGCATAACCCGGGACAGCCGCAACAGGGCGGGGGTGGTTTTGGCGAGCGCCATCAGCGAGGCCCCCGATAAGTTACGTGAATCAATCGTTTCAGAAAACGCCATATGCCTACAGGGTATGTGGCGTTTTCGTTATCACCTGACCATCCTTGACTATTTTTGCTCCCTATGCGCTATTTTATTGAATTGTCGTATCGGGGAACGGCTTACTGCGGCTGGCAATCACAGACGGTCGGTGTTAGTATTCAGGTTACGCTGGAAGCTGCGCTCAGCCAACGTCTGGGTCAACGCGTTTATGTAGTGGGCAGCGGGCGCACAGATGCGGGAGTACATGCCCGGCAGCAATTTGCCCATTTTGATACCGATGAGCAGCTTAGTTTATCGGAAGCATTTATCTATTCGTTGAATTGCCTTCTGCCGGAGGATATTGCCATTCGGGCTATCTTTCCGGTTCGGAAAACAGATCATGCACGATTTTCGGCCACTTTCAGATATTACCAGTATCACATTACCCGGCAAAAGGACGTCTTTGTGTATGGACTGACGTATCATTTCCGGCCACTACTCAACGAGAAATTAATGAACGAAGCCTGCCAGTGTATGCTGAATTACACAAATTTTCAAAGTTTCAGTAAGGCGCGGGCCAATGTCAATCATTTTCATTGCCGTCTCGATTTTGCCTATTGGGAGCGCATAAACGAGGATTGCCTGACGTTTCATATTCGGGCCGACCGCTTCCTGTGGGGCATGGTACGTACAATTGTCGGCACGATGCTTGAGATAGGACAGGAGCGGATGGATATCCATCAGTTTGAGCAGATTATACAGGCGAAAGACCGGAATGAGGCTGGAAGAGCTGTTCCGGCAAATGGCTTATATCTGGTTGAGGTGGGCTACCCAGAAGAGGTGATAATGAGCAGGAATAGTGGGCCAAGGCCATAGGCTAATTGGCACTACTGATCGCCTTCCCTCTGTGCTTCACTTAAATTTTCTTAAATTCGACCGCTTAGCAGTTGAATCCATTATTTTTGTCACATAACACGAACCCCTGAATGGCTCGTATAAAAAAGAAAGTTGGTGCCTATCCCAGCGGTATGATTTTGTTTAGTCTGACGCTGGCGTTGTTTTTAATTGGTTTTTGCGGTTTACTGGCTATTCAGTCGAAAAAACTGGTTACCTATATTCGTGAAAATTACGAAATCCGGGCGTTTCTGGATAAAGACCTGGACGAGAAAAAAATAGAAAAACTTTTTCAGACCATTGCCGAACGCCCTTACGTTTTGAGAACAGATGGAAAGCCGCAGGTAGTTCTGGTAACGAAAGACGAAGCGGCCAAAGCATTTATTGCCGAAACCAAAGAGGATTTTTCGAAGTTTTTAGGAGAAAACCCCTTACATGACAGCTACCGCATCAAACTCAACGAAGGGTATTTTGAAGAAGCGAAATTGCAGCAGGTAAAGCAGGATTTAGAGCAGATCGATGGGGTATTTGAAGTAGTTTATCAGGAGAATCTGGTCGATAACATCAACCGGAATATCACCAAGATTTACGCCGTCATGTCGGCATTTGCCGTGATTTTGTTAGTGATCATTGTGGTGCTGATGAATAATACGATCCGGCTGGCGCTTCATTCACAGCGTATGCTCATCCGGAGTATGCAACTGGTAGGAGCGACGAATGGATTTATTACCCGACCCTTTTTGGGCCGGGGTATGTGGCAGGGATTTCTGGCTGGATTGATTGCGGTCGCCCTGTTGTTGATTTGTTTACAGATTGCCATCCATAACCTACCCGAAGTGGGGATGTTTCAGGATACTGAAAAGACCATTTTTCTGATGGCGGGTGTGGTTGGATTAGGTATATTGATTGGCTTTTTGAGTACGTTTCAGGCCGTAAATCGTTACCTCGGCTTAACACTGGATGAGCTTTACTAAGTAGTGAATAGTTTAAACGGAATAATGCGTAAAGAGTAATGGACAGCTGAGGGTTTGTTCAGTCATTTTTACTCGCTAATGTTCATTCTCCATTAAATAGACGAAACGATGGCAAAAGATAAGCAGACTGGCTCAGCTACGCTCTCTCGCGAAGAACCAGCAAAAAAAACGACAGTCACGCCGACGACTGCTCCAAAAAGTACGCCTATTCGGCCCGTAAGTAGCGAACCGTTGCGACCATCGGCAGCTGCGGCACTTCCGTTCGGGAAACAGAACTACCTATTCATGCTAATTGGAATAGGGGTTATTCTGGCCGGGTTTTTCATTATGAGCCTCGATAAGGAAGAGTTTGGTTTTGGCTTTTTAGGACTGACCCTCGGCCCGATTGTGGTAATGAGCGGTTTTGTTCTGGAATTCGTTGCCATCCTGACCCGACCCAAGGCGTAGCGGAAAGTTATAAAGTTGAAGTGCTATAAAGTTATAGCGTTGTAAAGTAGTTTTGCCGAAACGATTTTCTGACGGTAACTCGACAATTTTACAACGCTATACCTTTTTTATACTAGTTAATGGAGCTGATTCACGCAATTGTACTGGCGATTATTGAGGGCTTAACCGAGTTTCTGCCCGTCTCCTCAACCGGGCACATGATTATCTACTCATCGCTGGCTGGCATTGCCAGTGATGAATTTACCAAACTCTACACGGTCGATATTCAATTCGGTTGTATTCTGTCGGTACTGGTGTTGTACCATCGTCGTTTTCTGACCGATCCTCGTACGGGTAATTTTACCATACCCAGTTACCTGAAATCATTTCCTCCCCGTTTGCAGCCTCTGCTCGATTTTTATAGTAAAATTCTGATTGCCTTTCTTCCCGCTGCTGTTATCGGCTTTGCACTGAACGACTTCATCGATTCACTGCTGGAGAATGTTACGGTCGTGGCCATCATGTTGCTGGTGGGTGGTATCATCCTGCTGTTCATTGATCGAATTGTGAATCGGGAGCCAAAAGATGGCGACGTTACCGTGCCTGATGCGCTCCGAATCGGCTTTTTTCAGTGTATTGCTATGATTCCGGGGGTTTCGCGGTCGGCGGCAACCATCATCGGTGGTATGTTCCAGGGATTAACTCGGGCTCAGGCGGCCGAATTCTCCTTTTTTTTGGCGGTGCCGACTATGGCTGCGGCTTCGGGTTATAAACTGCTGAAAACCTATAAACTGCTTCAACCCGACGATTATCAAACGCTGCTGATCGGGAATGCCATCGCTTTTGTAGTTGGCATGCTGGCAATTCGGGGCTTCGTTAGTTTCCTGACCCGTTATGGTTTTAAAGTTTTTGGGTACTACCGGATCGTGCTTGGGCTGGTGTTGCTGGGTTTGCTGGCAGCTGGTGTAAAGCTGGATGTTCTCTAAAAAGTAGAGTGCAACAATATACGAGGAACCACAAAGACACGCATTGGGCTTTACTCTGTGTATCTTTGCGGTTTCTCCGTGTATTGCTGTGTCACAACAAACTGAAATAAGCCCTGCTTCTGATCCCGGTCAGGTTATCCTGATCGATAAACCGCTTACGTGGACATCGTTCGATGTCGCCAATAAGTTAAAATACGCCTGTAAATTCAAGAAAATCGGCCATGCCGGTACGCTCGATCCGTTGGCAACTGGCCTGCTCATTCTTTGTACGGGCAAGATGACCAAACAAATTGACCAGTATCAGGCGCAGGAAAAAGAATATACGGGTACGTTAGTGCTCGGTAAAACAACCCCTTCGGTCGACCTGGAAACGGGATTCGATGCTGAATTCAACACAACGGGTATTACAGCCGATCAGATTCAGGCAGCAGCTCAACAGTTGACGGGCGACATCTTGCAGGTGCCCCCCATTTACTCAGCTGTGCGGGTCAATGGAGAACGGCTCTATGAAAAAGCCCGACGTGGCGAAACCGCTGACCGTGTGGAGGGAGGTATTAAGGCTCGGCAGGTGACGGTTTCTGCTTTTGAGGTTGATGCCAGCCGTTTCCCTGAAGTAGATTTTCGCATCGTATGTTCGAAAGGCACCTATATTCGCAGTCTCGTACGCGATTTGGGGATGTTACTCAACAATGGTGCCTATATGAGTAGCCTGCGTCGAACGCGGATTGGTCATTTTCGTATCGAAGAAGCCCATACCATCGACGAGTTTATAAAGATAAGTCGTGAGTCATCAGTTTGAAAAAGTCAGCAATAGTAACGTTGCCGACTTTTTCAAACTGATGACTCACGATTAGCGACTGAACATGATTATTTACAACGGTCTCAACGACATACAACCTTTAGTCAATGCGGTAGTTACCAGCGGTACATTTGATGGGGTTCATTTAGGCCATCAGACGATTCTGGCGCGGCTAACTGAGATAGCCCAAACGAATGGGGGCGAGTCGGTGCTGATTACCTATTGGCCGCATCCGCGAACGGTCGTATCAAACGATAGTCAGAATCTACGATTGCTGACCTCGCTCGACGAAAAAATTGAACTGATCGATCAGGCAGGTGTCGATCATCTGGTGGTTATTCCGTTCACGCGTTCGTTTTCTGAACTGACATCCGAGCAATATATCCGCCAGATTCTGATCGATAAAATTGGTACTAAGAAGCTGGTTATTGGCTACGACCACCGTTTTGGCCGCGATCGCGAAGGCGGGTTTGAATATATTCGTGCTCATCAGAATGAGTATGGATTTGAGGTGGAAGAAATACCCCGTCAGGATGTGGATGCAGTAGGGGTTAGTTCGTCTAAAATTCGGGCGGCCCTGAACGAAGGCAATGTTCACACCGCAAATCGCTTGCTGGGACGTGCTTACAACCTGACAGGTACGATTGTAAAAGGCCGTCAGTTGGGCCGTACGATTGGCTTCCCTACGGCCAACATGCAGGTCGATGATCCAACAAAATTAATTCCTGCCAATGGGGTGTATGCGGTTGAGGTGGCGTACGGTGGACAAACGCTGGGTGGAATGCTTAACATCGGATTCCGCCCGACTGTGGCGGGGACGCACCAAACCATCGAGACGTATATTTTCGATTTTGACAAGGACATCTACGGCGAACACATGACCCTGAAATTTCGGGAGTTTCTGCGCCCGGAGCAAAAATTCGACGGCCTTCCTGCACTCGTAGCTCAATTGAAACGAGACGAGGAAACGGCGCGGGTAGTGCTTAGTCAGAAGTAATTAAAGATGGTCAAGGATTGTCAGGCTACGCTCGCCAATCCCTGGCCAATATGTTTTCCGGCTACATACCCCGTAGTCCAGGCATTTTGAAAGTTGAACCCCCCGGTAATCCCGTCAATATCCAGGACTTCGCCCGCGAAAAATAGACCGGGTTGGGCTTTGCTTTCGAGTGTTTGCGGATTCAGACTGTCAACGGCAATGCCTCCGCAGGTAACGAACTCGTCTTTAAAGGTCGTTTTCCCAACAACCTGAAACTGGCTGTTGGTCAGTCGCTCAATTAATCGATTCAGCAATTTGGCAGGTAAGTCGGCCCAGCGTTGTGCGTCGGTCATGCCTGACTCCGACACAAAAATCTGCCATAACCGATTCGGTAAACCGAACGGATTTTGTGAAGATACCTGTTTCCGTCCATTTTGCTGGCGGAAGTCCTGGAGCAGGTTGCGAAGTTGATGCTCGTTGAGCGTAGGAGTCCAGTTGATTCGAAGGACAAATCGGTAGTCCATAGCGGCCAGTTCACGAGCCGCCCAGGCCGACAGACGCAGAATAGCCGGGCCACTAAACCCCCAATGCGTCAGCAGCAATGGGCCACGTTGTTCCTGTTTGGTTCCTTTTATGGAAACGGCCGCATCAACAACCGATACACCTGCTAAGGGTAATAAATAACTCTCGGGTACATTAAACGTGAACAATGAAGGAACGGGCGATACCAGGGCTTCGGCTTGTTGAGGCAGCCAATGATAAGAGGACGCTTGTGGATAGCCACCAGTAGCAATCAAGACCCGATCGGCCTGAATAACCTCGTCGTTCAGCAGGGTTAGGTGCCAGATTGTTTGTCCATCATCCGTTTTCGTAGGGGTAAGTGTCGATACCCCACAACTGGTCTGCACCTGAATACCCAGTCGACGGGCGGTGCCCATCAGGCAGGTTACGATGGTTTCGGAGGTGTTCGTCGATGGAAACATGCGGCCATCCGCTTCTGTTTTCAACGCAACCCCGTGCGCTTCGAACCAGCGTACGGTGGCCGTAGCATCGAACTGATTCAATAGATTGCGTAATGGTTTCTCACCACGGGGGTAATATTTAACCAGTTTTTTATTGTCGAAACAGGCATGGGTAACATTGCAGCGCCCCCCGCCCGAAATACGGACTTTATTCAAGACCGTTCGGCTCTTCTCTAAAATTGTGATTGTGGCGTCAGGAAAGGTTTCGGCAGCTGTGATGGCCCCGAAAAAACCGGCTGCTCCACCACCAATGACAATAATGCGTAAAGATGACATGGAGGGGTAACAGTCATTTTGAATTTCATGTTCCGGGAGATAAGTGAATAGATCAGATCGACGGCGGCAGTACCTCTTTTGTAACGACCAGCCTATAACATCAAACAAAAACTTAACTTTGGCCTATGCATCTGAAACCTCGCTTTTCACCAAAAAATACAACCCGCCGGGGCTTCCGTCTACGGGGAAATACACTCGTAACGCTGTTTATCTTTTTCCTGATCGGGTTATTTCTGCATTACGGCGGCAAAACGAAGCCAGTAGTTGCCTTTTGGAACGATGTTCGGGAGATCATTGGCCTGGGCCGTTCCCGACCAGACCGGGAGCGAGATAACCCATACAAAGCGCCCGAACCTGACCAATCGTCGGATGTGGCTACCGACAATCGAAACAAATCACGGTCGGATGAAAGCGAGGCTTCCGATGGCGATCGAAATTCGCCATCGGAAGCTTCCTCGGGTAATCAACGGTTCGATTTCGAAAAACAGGCCGATTTCCTGCTGCCCCAGTCCAAATGGAATGGCGATTTGATCCGCCACGAAGGCTATACCCTTAGCTATCGCGATCAATATAAAGACGCCGAATGGGTGGCTTATCCCTTGCTTTCGTATGAAACCCGAGGAGATGCCGATCGTAAAAACGAACAGTTCAAACCGGACCCATCTGTCGAAAATGGAACAGCCTTACCATCCGACTATACCCGATCAGGTTACGACCGGGGCCACCTGGCCCCGGCTGGCGATTTTAAATTTTCGCAGCGAATCATGCGCGAAACGTTTTTTATGAGCAACATCACCCCACAGGCCCCGGATTTTAACCGGGGTATCTGGAGTGATCTGGAAAGTCTGGTGCGTACCTGGGCCCGTCGGGATAATGGCTTGTATGTCATTACAGGACCCGTACTGAAACCTGGTTTGCCTACCATCGGAAAAAGTACGGAGGTGAGTGTACCCCAAAAATTTTACAAAGTCATCCTGTATTGCAATAAGCCTGAAATCCGGATGATTGGCTTCCTGCTCGACAACGAAGGCTCAACGGAATCGCTGAAATCATTCGTGGTACCGGTTGATTTAATCGAGCAGCTAACGGGCATTGATTTCTTTCCCAAAATCCCCGACGACCTGGAACGTAAACTGGAAAGCAAAAGCCGTGAAGAAATGGTGGATGAGTGGTTTAGCAATTGAACCAGGCTACTGATTCGGATTGATGAGCATGGGGGTTTTGCCGTCGGTAACGATGATTTTGGCATTGGGCGAAGTGGCTAGCTGCCGGAAGGCTTCGATGGTTTTATATTCGATAATCTGCTTGTTGAGGGCTTCCGAAATAATTTTTTGGGAATCCGCGATGCCTTTGGCTTCAATCACTTTCCGATCGGCTTCTTTGTGCTCTTTTTGCAGAATAAACTCCATCTGCTGAGCCTGTTGT
This window of the Spirosoma aerolatum genome carries:
- a CDS encoding glycoside hydrolase family 130 protein, with product MKNYQLRRLSDQPILQTHDVKPSVEGFDVLGAFNPAACLFNDEVILLVRVAEAPKAEPGFIRIPLIDVVDGIPTLSIKQFPEPSEPYDPRLLSLNGKVYLTSMSHLRLARSRDGIHFQIENKPFLFPARLDEAFGIEDARITFLEGKYWITYTAVSEHGPGVGLAVTTDFVHVERIGMILPPPNKDVTLFPQRINGKYMLLHRPMVSEIGKPSIWLAESDDSIHWGNHRFLFGGRGHIDTDPLGHSFSWEGGKIGAGPEPILTDEGWLVCYHGADATHSYSLALALLDKDDPARVLDRSNLPLLTPEHLWEREGFFPNVVFSNGWIQWPDSGRIWMYYGAADSGIGLAELVRV
- a CDS encoding adhesin, whose translation is MIYQPTFDQDEDVLMLNPDPKFAFDDDDDFDDDDVDFDEIDDPGVDSEFGADDLEDFDEDDLEELDDDDIEDDLDDDSME
- a CDS encoding chorismate-binding protein is translated as MQPESVSKFVSSTPTTKRRLFVPAPSAIDYWEAALSVGFPAALWRLPNQQDKHLIVSFDDVLPRVSADLEELPAGFVISPFDNLARSMHVEAQPDEHLDTTDYVPQTLFLRADIQATFSGNSSLANQPTHSDNSSAKAEPFWQAVRKAIATGDQPILSNPVALNEPHAQEQYVQNVAEAVEAMQRGEFRKVVLSRTKQVLFAEAPNAVALFDKLCEKYPNAFVSAVSIPEKGQIWISATPERLVSQNADGIFQTAALAGTQSAFNPDGTAKRPAEAMWSQKEIEEQAIVCRYIIECFKKIRLREYIEEGPKSVIAGNLMHLGTSFTVDTQAVRYPQLGTVMLRLLHPTSAVCGTPRDVAFRFIQQHEAHNREFYSGFLGPVNINTNQEGPSSHIFVHIRCMKLEGKQATLYAGAGITEDSVPEREWQETEMKCQTLLSVIIE
- the corA gene encoding magnesium/cobalt transporter CorA; protein product: MIRIFQQDETAVRKIRDIDSFSDTERTLWVDLQNPTPAEIKSVEEKFDVDFLSQQEQLEIESSSRYIEEDDFMIANSNFLIPDKEQRYVNVPVSFILKDDTLFTYRNADLKSFADTVKRIKSRRAVFSDGAQIMISIFESRIDYDADLIELVSNEIKAINRMLDLDANLDREMLLNINDYQELTMLIRENVVDKQRVISSMIRSDGWFNELEQQRLRTLIKDINSLIEHTNFIFERLEFLQNTYLGLIDLEQNRVVKIFTVVSLVFLPPTLLASIWGMNFDEMPEVHWKYGYVFALAMMVLSSALTVWIFRRKNWL
- a CDS encoding mechanosensitive ion channel family protein, whose product is MEQAQTRLELFYTQVVTFVTLYGGRVLLAILTLIVGLWAIGWITRILATTMTKRHVDRDVQPFLLSLVNGLLRVLLLLSIASTLGVQTTSFVAIIGAAGLAVGLALQGSLSNFAGGVLILIFKPFRVGDLITAQGFTGNVEAIRIFDTTLVTLDNKTIILPNGSLSTAAITNISTKGVIRVDQVYTVGSQNDLDATKVSIQKVIAACPYALQDREHDVLIAKLGANSRDYDVRVWTKSDTYWDTYYYMLEHIARQFGKDGIEAPKPKMFITNEE